From Candidatus Eisenbacteria bacterium:
GTGTGCGGGATCGCGCGCCTCGTGCGGGGCTATGCGATGGCGGCGCTCGAGAACATCGCGCTGTGGCACGAGCGCGACATCAGCCACTCGTCGGTGGAGCGCGTGATCGCGCCCGACGCGACGATCGCGCTCGACTTCGCGCTCGCACGGCTCGTGGGCGTCGTCGCCGACCTCGACGTGCGCCCCGAGACGATGGCCGCGAACCTCGCGCGCATGGGTGGCGCCATCTTCTCGGAGCAGGTGCTGCTCACGCTCGTGCGCAAGGGCGTCGCGCGCGACCAGGCGTATCGCTGGATCCAGCGTCACGCGCTCGCCGGCGGCGATCTGCAGGCGCGGCTGCGCGACGACGCCGACGTGCGACGCCATCTCGATGCCGACGAGCTCGCGAGTCTCTTTGACATCGCTCACCACCTCCGGCATATCGACGCTCTCTTCGCGCGAGCTCTGGAGGACGGGTGATGGAGCGGCGTGAGCTTCTCTACGAAGGCAAAGCCAAGCAGGTCTATCGCACCGACGATCCCGGTCTGCTGATCCAGCGTTTCAAGGACGACGCGACGGCGTTCAACGCGCAGAAGCGCGGGACGATCGCCAGCAAGGGCGTGCTGAACAACCGCATGTCCGAGGTGCTGTTCAAGCTGCTCGAGGAGCAGGGCGTCGGCACGCACTTCGTCCGGCGCCTCTCGGATCGCGACATGCTGATCCGCGCCTGCGAAATCGTGAGAATCGAGGTCGTCACGCGCAACATCGTCGCGGGGAGCCTCGCGGAGCGGCTGGGGCGCGCCGAAGGCGAGCTGCTGCCGGAGCCGATCGTCGAGCACTACTACAAGGACGACGCGCTCGGCGATCCGTTGATCAACGACGGACACATCGACCTGTTGCACCTTGCGACGCCGGCGGAGCTCCAGTTCATGAACCAGTGCGCGCTCAAGGTGAACGCGATTCTGCGCGAGTTCCTCGATGCGCGCGGCATCGTGCTGGTCGACATGAAGCTCGAGTTCGGGCGCCACGACGGCAAGATCCTGCTCGCCGACGAGATCTGCCCCGACACCTGCCGCTTCTGGGACAAGGAGACCGGCGAGAAGCTCGACAAGGACCGCTTCCGCCAGGACCTCGACAACGTCGAGGAAGGCTACCAGGAAGCGGCGCGCCGCATCTGCGGTATCGCGGCGTGATGGCGGGCGTGCGGGCACGGGTCTACGTCACCCCGAAGCGCGGCATCCTGGATCCCCAGGGCAAGGCGGTGCAGCAGGGCCTGCACGCGCTCGGCTTCGTCGAGGTGGGCGACGTCCGGGTCGGCAAGTACCTCGAGATGCGGCTGAAAGACGTCAGCCGCGACGCCGGCGCGGAGCGCGTGCGCGCGATGTGCGAGCGCCTGCTCGCCAACAAGGTCATCGAGGACTACCGGGTCGAAGTGGACGAGGAGGCGCGCTAGCCGTGCGGTGGGGCGTCGTCGTCTTCCCCGGCTCGAACGACGACCGGGACGTGCTGCGCGTGGCGGGACGCGTGCTCGGCGACGACGCGGTCGCGCTGTGGCACAAGGAGCGCGACCTGCGTGGCTGCGACGCCGTGGTGCTGCCCGGCGGCTTCTCGTACGGCGACTACCTGCGCTGCGGAGCCATGGCGGCGTGCTCGCCGATCATGGACGCCGTGAAGCAGCACGCGGAGCAGGGGGGCGTCGTCCTCGGCACCTGCAACGGCTTCCAGATCCTGTGCGAGGCGGGATTGCTGCCCGGCGCCCTGGTCGTCAACCGGAGCCTCAAGTTCATCTGCGAGATCGTGAACGTGCGGGTGGAGACGACGGACACGGCGCTCACGTACGGTTGCCGGACGGGCGAAGTCCTGTCGCTCCCGATCAAGCACGGCGAGGGGTGCTACGTCGCCGACGAGGCGACGCTCGCCGCTCTCGAAGAGCGCGGCCAGGTGGTGTTCCGCTACGCCGATCGCAGCGGCCGCGTGACGGCCGAGAGCACCCCCAACGGCTCGCTCAACGGCATCGCCGGCGTCTGCAACGCGGGGCGCAACGTCGTCGGGCTCATGCCGCACCCCGAGCACGCGAGCGAGCGGCTCGTCGGCTGCGAGGACGGCCTCAAGCTCTTCCGCTCGGTGCAGGCGTGGGTCGGCCGCGGCGCCCGCGTCCCGCGCCGCGAGCCCTCGGTCGTCTCCGGCCCGTGACCCGCCCGGACGTCACGGTCGACACGGCCGTCGGGCAGGGGCTGACGGCCGAGGAGTACGCGAAGATCGTCGAGCTGCTCGGGCGCACGCCCACGTTCGAGGAGGTCGCCGTCTTCGGCGTCATGTGGTCCGAGCACTGCTCGTACAAGAGCTCGCGCCACTGGCTGAAGCAGCTCCCGACGACGGGGCCGCAGGTGCTCCAGGGGCCGGGCGAGAACGCGGGCGCCGTCGACATCGGCGACGGGCTCGCGGCCATCTTCAAGATCGAGAGCCACAACCACCCGTCGTTCGTCGAGCCGTTCCAGGGCGCGGCGACGGGAGTCGGCGGTATCCTGCGGGACGTCTTCACCATGGGCGCCCGGCCGGTCGCCATCATGGACTCGCTGCGTTTCGGGAGCCTCGACCACCCGCGCACCCCGTTTCTGACCCGCGGCGTGGTGGCGGGGATCGGACACTACGGCAACTGCATCGGCGTGCCGAACGTCGGCGGTGACGCCGCCTTCGACGCCGCCTACGACCACAACATCCTGGTGAACGCGTTCACGCTCGGGATCGCGCCCGCCGACCGCATCTTCCGCGCCAAGGCGGCGGGGCCGGGCAACCCGGTCATCTACGTCGGATCGCGCACCGGACGCGACGGGATCCACGGCGCGAGCCTTCTGGCGTCGGCGTCGCTCGACGCGCTCGCCGAGGAGAAGCGGCCCGCCGTCCAGGTGGGCGATCCGTTCACCGAGAAGCTCCTCCTGGAGGCATGCCTCGAGCTCATGCGGACGGAGCACGTGGTCGCCATCCAGGACATGGGGGCGGCGGGCCTCACGTCGAGCTCGGTCGAGATGGCCGGGCGTGGCGAGGTCGGCGTGGTGATCGATCTCGACCAGGTGCCGCTGCGCGAAGACGGCATGACGCCGTACGAGATCCTGCTCTCCGAGTCGCAGGAGCGGATGCTCCTCGTCGCGAAGCAGGGCAGCGAGGACGCGATCGCCGAGATCTTCCGCCGCTGGGACCTGCAGGCGGTCGCCATCGGGCGCCTGACGGACGACGGAGTCTGGCGCTGTCGGTGGCACGGCAAGGAGGTCTGCGCCATCCCGGCCGGCGCGCTCACGGACGCAGCACCCGTCTACCGCCGGCCGGCCGAGGAGCCGGCGCGTCTGAACGAGGTGCAGCAGCTCGATCTGCGGGCCGTGCGCGAGCCCACCGACTGCACGCAGACGCTCCAGGCCCTGCTCGAGAGCCCGAACCTCTGCTCGCGCGAGTGGATCTATCGCCAGTACGACCAGTTCGTGGGCGGCAACACGGTCGTGCGCCCGGGGGGCGACGCCGCGGTCGTGCGCGTCGAGGGCACCCGGCGCGGGCTCGCGCTCGCCGTCGACTGCAACAGTCGCTACACGCGACTCGATCCCTACGTGGGCGCGGTCATCGCCGTGGTCGAGGCGGCGCGCAACTGCGTGGCCGTCGGCGCGCGGCCGCTCGCGCTCACCGACTGCCTCAACTTCGGCAATCCCGAGCGCCCCGAGATCATGTGGGAGTTCCAGCAGGCGATCGCCGGCATCCGCGACGCGTGCCTCGCGCTCGGCACGCCGGTGGTGTCGGGGAACGTGAGCTTCTACAACGAGACCGAGGGTCGCAACATTCCGCCCACGCCGACGATCGCGATGGTCGGCGTCATGGACGACGTCGAGCAGTACCTGACGCCGTGGTGGAAGTCGGAGGGCGACGCCATCGTGCTGCTCGGCCGCACGCGCGAGGAGCTGGGCGGCAGCGAGTACCTGGCCGTGATGCACGGCCAGACGCGCGGTACGCCGCCGTGGATCGATCTCGAAGCCGAGCGGCGCCTCCATCGCGTCGTCCTGGCGGCGGTGCAGGAGCGCCTCCTGCGCTCGGCCCACGACGTGGCCGAAGGCGGGCTCGCCGTCGCGCTCGCCGAGTGCTGCTTCGGTGGCTTGCGGCTCGGGGCGCGCGTCGCCCTGGAGGGCGGCATGCGTACGGACGCGCTCCTGTTCGGGGAGAGCCAGTCGCGGATGCTCGTCTCGGTGCGTCGCAAGAGCGTCAACCAGCTGAAGGAGCTGGCCCGCCAGGAGGACGTCCCGTGCACGGTCCTCGGCGAGGTGCGCGGCCACAGCGTCGCCATCGACGGGCTCGTCGACCTGCCGATCGAGCCCGCGCGCGAGCGGTGGCGGCGCGCGCTCGAGCGACGCGTCGGTGGCTGAAGCGGGGCGGGTGCGGTAGACTTCCTGTCGCGGAGCCATGGTGGACAAGTTCCACGAGGAGTGTGGTGTCGTCGGCGTCTACGGACATCCGGAGGCGTCGACGCTCGTCTATCTCAGCCTCTATGCGCTCCAGCACCGGGGCCAGGAGAGCGCGGGCATCGTGGCGTCGAACGGCGAGGCCCTGATCGCGCATCGGGGCATGGGGCTGGTCGCGGACATCTTCCACCAGGACATCCTCGGGCGCCTCGAGGGACGGCTGGCGATCGGCCACAATCGCTACTCGACGGCGGGATCGACGGTGCTGAAGAACTGCCAGCCCTTCGTCGTCGAGTGGGCGCAAGGCGCGCTCGCGATCGCCCACAACGGCAACCTGGTGAACGCCGAGGCCCTGCGCGAGAAGCTCGAGCAGCGCGGGTCGATCTTCCAGTCGACGTCGGACACCGAGGTCATCATCCACCTGATCGCGGCCTCCAGCGGAGCGACGCTCCTCGAGCGCATCGTCGACGCTCTCGCCCAGGTGCGGGGCGCCTACTCGCTCGCGTTCCTGACCGAAGACCGCCTGATCGCGGCGCGCGACCCGAACGGGTTCCGGCCGCTCGTGCTGGGCCGCGTGGGCGACGGATGGGTGGTCGCGTCGGAGACCTGCGCGTTCGACCTGATCGGGGCCAAGTACGAGCGCGAGATCGAGCCGGGCGAGATCGTCATGATCGGCGAGCGCGGCATCGAGTCCGTGCGGCCGTTCCCGGCGGCGCCACGCCATCACTGCGTGTTCGAGTACATCTACTTCGCGCGGCCGGACAGCCTCGTCTACGGCCGCAACGTCTACGACGTCCGCAAGGCGCTCGGCCGCCAGCTCGCGCGCGAGAGCGGCGTCCCGGCCGACATCGTCGTGCCGGTACCCGACTCGGGCGTGCCCGCCGCCATCGGCTACGCCGAGGAGGCGAAGCTCCCCTTCGAGATGGGGCTCATCCGCAACCACTACGTCGGGCGGACCTTCATCGAGCCGC
This genomic window contains:
- the purF gene encoding amidophosphoribosyltransferase; translation: MVDKFHEECGVVGVYGHPEASTLVYLSLYALQHRGQESAGIVASNGEALIAHRGMGLVADIFHQDILGRLEGRLAIGHNRYSTAGSTVLKNCQPFVVEWAQGALAIAHNGNLVNAEALREKLEQRGSIFQSTSDTEVIIHLIAASSGATLLERIVDALAQVRGAYSLAFLTEDRLIAARDPNGFRPLVLGRVGDGWVVASETCAFDLIGAKYEREIEPGEIVMIGERGIESVRPFPAAPRHHCVFEYIYFARPDSLVYGRNVYDVRKALGRQLARESGVPADIVVPVPDSGVPAAIGYAEEAKLPFEMGLIRNHYVGRTFIEPQSSIRHFGVKVKLNALREVLAGKRVVVVDDSIVRGTTSQKLVMMIRQAGAREVHMRISSPPTTNPCYYGIDTPTKGELIASSQSLEEIRRFLGADSLAYLSIPGMYGFVGGEGNGFCDACFTGNYPVALSDDTRVRQLHLFEARDR
- the purC gene encoding phosphoribosylaminoimidazolesuccinocarboxamide synthase, which produces MERRELLYEGKAKQVYRTDDPGLLIQRFKDDATAFNAQKRGTIASKGVLNNRMSEVLFKLLEEQGVGTHFVRRLSDRDMLIRACEIVRIEVVTRNIVAGSLAERLGRAEGELLPEPIVEHYYKDDALGDPLINDGHIDLLHLATPAELQFMNQCALKVNAILREFLDARGIVLVDMKLEFGRHDGKILLADEICPDTCRFWDKETGEKLDKDRFRQDLDNVEEGYQEAARRICGIAA
- the purL gene encoding phosphoribosylformylglycinamidine synthase subunit PurL, which translates into the protein MTRPDVTVDTAVGQGLTAEEYAKIVELLGRTPTFEEVAVFGVMWSEHCSYKSSRHWLKQLPTTGPQVLQGPGENAGAVDIGDGLAAIFKIESHNHPSFVEPFQGAATGVGGILRDVFTMGARPVAIMDSLRFGSLDHPRTPFLTRGVVAGIGHYGNCIGVPNVGGDAAFDAAYDHNILVNAFTLGIAPADRIFRAKAAGPGNPVIYVGSRTGRDGIHGASLLASASLDALAEEKRPAVQVGDPFTEKLLLEACLELMRTEHVVAIQDMGAAGLTSSSVEMAGRGEVGVVIDLDQVPLREDGMTPYEILLSESQERMLLVAKQGSEDAIAEIFRRWDLQAVAIGRLTDDGVWRCRWHGKEVCAIPAGALTDAAPVYRRPAEEPARLNEVQQLDLRAVREPTDCTQTLQALLESPNLCSREWIYRQYDQFVGGNTVVRPGGDAAVVRVEGTRRGLALAVDCNSRYTRLDPYVGAVIAVVEAARNCVAVGARPLALTDCLNFGNPERPEIMWEFQQAIAGIRDACLALGTPVVSGNVSFYNETEGRNIPPTPTIAMVGVMDDVEQYLTPWWKSEGDAIVLLGRTREELGGSEYLAVMHGQTRGTPPWIDLEAERRLHRVVLAAVQERLLRSAHDVAEGGLAVALAECCFGGLRLGARVALEGGMRTDALLFGESQSRMLVSVRRKSVNQLKELARQEDVPCTVLGEVRGHSVAIDGLVDLPIEPARERWRRALERRVGG
- the purS gene encoding phosphoribosylformylglycinamidine synthase subunit PurS — encoded protein: MAGVRARVYVTPKRGILDPQGKAVQQGLHALGFVEVGDVRVGKYLEMRLKDVSRDAGAERVRAMCERLLANKVIEDYRVEVDEEAR
- the purQ gene encoding phosphoribosylformylglycinamidine synthase subunit PurQ; this encodes MRWGVVVFPGSNDDRDVLRVAGRVLGDDAVALWHKERDLRGCDAVVLPGGFSYGDYLRCGAMAACSPIMDAVKQHAEQGGVVLGTCNGFQILCEAGLLPGALVVNRSLKFICEIVNVRVETTDTALTYGCRTGEVLSLPIKHGEGCYVADEATLAALEERGQVVFRYADRSGRVTAESTPNGSLNGIAGVCNAGRNVVGLMPHPEHASERLVGCEDGLKLFRSVQAWVGRGARVPRREPSVVSGP